One window of the Streptomyces sp. TS71-3 genome contains the following:
- a CDS encoding SDR family NAD(P)-dependent oxidoreductase yields the protein MQIDLSGRTALVTGSTQGIGAAIAAGLARAGARVAVNGRSEESVAQAVAHLFSLVPGADFVAAPADVATEEGAGRLTEQLPRVDVLVNNLGIFGAQPALEISDAEWRRYFEVNVLAAVRLTRAYLPGMMEREWGRVQYIASDSAVVTPKEMIHYGMTKSALLGVSRGFAKEAAGTGVTVNSVIAGPTHTGGVEDFVYELVDRDLPWDEAQRAFMRQYRPQSLIQRLIEPEEIAHMVVYLSSNQASATTGGALRVDGGYVDSILP from the coding sequence ATGCAGATCGATCTGTCCGGGCGCACGGCGCTGGTCACGGGATCCACGCAGGGCATCGGGGCCGCCATCGCGGCGGGCCTCGCCCGCGCGGGCGCCCGGGTCGCCGTCAACGGCAGGAGCGAGGAGAGCGTGGCGCAGGCGGTGGCGCACCTGTTCTCGCTGGTGCCCGGCGCGGACTTCGTCGCCGCGCCGGCGGACGTGGCGACGGAGGAGGGTGCCGGCCGGTTGACGGAACAACTGCCGCGGGTGGACGTCCTCGTCAACAACCTCGGCATCTTCGGCGCGCAGCCCGCACTGGAGATCAGCGACGCGGAGTGGCGGCGCTACTTCGAGGTCAACGTGCTGGCCGCGGTACGGCTCACCCGGGCGTACCTGCCCGGGATGATGGAACGCGAGTGGGGACGCGTCCAGTACATCGCCAGCGACTCCGCCGTGGTCACCCCGAAGGAGATGATCCACTACGGCATGACGAAGTCCGCGCTGCTCGGGGTCAGCCGGGGCTTCGCCAAGGAGGCCGCCGGCACCGGTGTGACGGTGAACTCCGTGATCGCCGGCCCCACCCACACCGGGGGTGTCGAGGACTTCGTGTACGAGCTCGTCGACCGCGACCTGCCCTGGGACGAGGCCCAGCGCGCCTTCATGCGCCAGTACCGGCCGCAGTCGCTCATCCAGCGGCTGATCGAGCCGGAGGAGATCGCGCACATGGTGGTCTACCTCAGCTCGAACCAGGCGTCGGCGACGACGGGCGGCGCGCTCCGGGTGGACGGCGGCTACGTGGACTCGATCCTGCCCTGA
- a CDS encoding Clp protease N-terminal domain-containing protein: MEQPTRIQTSVRLDDLIDAIKKVHTEALDQLTDAVLAAEHLGELSDHLIGHFVDQARRSGASWSEIGKSMGVTRQAAQKRFVPKDLGSLSELDPSEGFSRFTPRARHVVVAAQNEAHTARHDKILCAHLVLGLLSEPRGLAAKAITEQGVSAESVRQAAEDTLPPAAEQMPALIPFDATARKALELTFRAALRLGHNYIGTEHILLALLECEDGEGVLSGLGITKEATEESITTMLSEIVAERSNEQQSGHKGE, from the coding sequence ATGGAGCAGCCCACACGCATCCAGACATCCGTCCGTCTCGACGACCTCATCGACGCCATCAAGAAGGTCCATACCGAGGCCCTCGACCAGCTCACCGACGCGGTCCTGGCCGCCGAGCACCTGGGTGAGCTGTCCGATCACCTCATCGGCCACTTCGTGGACCAGGCGCGCCGTTCCGGCGCCTCGTGGAGCGAGATCGGCAAGAGCATGGGCGTCACACGGCAGGCAGCCCAGAAGCGGTTCGTCCCCAAGGACCTCGGCAGCCTCTCGGAACTCGACCCCAGCGAGGGCTTCAGCAGGTTCACCCCGCGCGCCCGCCATGTGGTGGTGGCCGCCCAGAACGAGGCCCACACCGCCCGTCACGACAAGATCCTCTGCGCCCACCTGGTGCTGGGCCTGCTGAGTGAACCGAGGGGGCTGGCCGCCAAGGCGATCACCGAACAGGGTGTATCGGCGGAGAGCGTCCGGCAGGCCGCCGAGGACACCCTTCCTCCGGCGGCCGAGCAGATGCCCGCCCTCATCCCGTTCGACGCGACCGCGCGCAAGGCCCTGGAGCTGACGTTCCGTGCGGCCCTGCGGCTCGGCCACAACTACATCGGCACGGAGCACATCCTGCTCGCCCTCCTGGAGTGCGAGGACGGCGAGGGCGTGCTGAGCGGGCTCGGCATCACCAAGGAGGCCACGGAGGAGTCCATCACGACGATGCTCTCCGAGATCGTCGCCGAGCGGAGCAACGAGCAGCAGAGCGGCCACAAGGGCGAATAG
- a CDS encoding PadR family transcriptional regulator has protein sequence MVKLEHILLGLFAQRPWSGYDLRKWLSEGGKFLRSNADQSQIYRLLSRMEEHGWITHTVDAREKRPDAKVYTLTKRGRAELLAWARSPYTPPARFQDPDFMVRFLFGGIVEPAGLRSLLETELAARREQVARHRGRDRTHHFVDAIPEVDPDRAGLLLELAHIRGMAEVDSWIAWLQEMLVTLDASRTIPPEPASGAVCAAAAETVRDSFPATPGEPEARPSPAIDTPPGGVRPTDTPPGAIPPPAAPPAP, from the coding sequence GTGGTCAAGCTGGAGCACATCCTGCTGGGGCTGTTCGCGCAGCGCCCTTGGAGCGGCTACGACCTCCGGAAATGGCTGTCCGAGGGCGGCAAGTTCCTCCGGTCCAACGCCGACCAGAGCCAGATCTACCGGCTGCTCTCCCGTATGGAGGAGCACGGCTGGATCACGCACACCGTCGACGCGCGGGAGAAGCGCCCGGACGCGAAGGTGTACACGTTGACCAAGCGGGGCCGCGCCGAACTGCTGGCCTGGGCCCGCTCCCCGTACACGCCCCCCGCGCGCTTCCAGGACCCGGACTTCATGGTGCGCTTCCTCTTCGGCGGCATCGTCGAGCCGGCGGGGCTGCGGAGCCTGCTGGAGACCGAGCTGGCCGCGCGCAGGGAGCAGGTGGCCCGGCACCGCGGCCGCGACCGCACCCACCACTTCGTCGACGCCATCCCCGAGGTGGACCCGGACCGCGCCGGACTGCTCCTCGAACTCGCCCACATCCGGGGCATGGCCGAGGTCGACTCATGGATCGCCTGGCTCCAGGAGATGCTGGTCACGCTGGACGCCTCCCGCACCATCCCGCCGGAACCCGCATCGGGGGCCGTCTGCGCAGCCGCGGCCGAGACCGTCCGCGACTCCTTCCCGGCCACTCCGGGAGAACCCGAGGCCCGGCCCTCCCCGGCGATCGACACCCCACCGGGAGGGGTCCGGCCGACGGACACCCCGCCCGGGGCCATCCCGCCCCCTGCGGCGCCCCCCGCTCCCTGA
- a CDS encoding sulfatase — protein MRAIMVMFDTLNRRFLPPYGAEGIHAPNFERLSRQAVVFDRAYAGSMPCMPARREIHTGRYNFLHRSWGPLEPFDDSVPEILSRAGVHTHLATDHQHYWEDGGATYHNRYDTYEFFRGQEGDKWKGHVADPEFPPSLSWRSDAARRQDLVNRQYMATEDRHSQTRTFDAGLEFIATNAAADRWFLQIECFDPHEPFFTYDEHRAHYLHGMPPEQVPGVEADWPDYRRVTEGEDGVQRVRAEYAALLTMCDASLGRVLDAMDEHDLWSDTLLMVCTDHGLLLGEHGWWGKNIQPWYDENIHTPLFIWDPRSGARDERRASLVQTVDFGPTLLDYFEVPAPELMQGSALAGTVAGDAPVREAGLFGSFGGHVNVTDGRYVYMRAPVSASNEPLYEHTLMPTHMASRFAPEELRDAELIGPLPFTKDAPVLRLPGRTWGNAHAYGTMLFDLEDDPGQRRPLLDDAAELRMARLLTERMRACDAPESQFTRLGLPSEGPVTGAHLLARAQYGHVVAAHEELPAAEEFGAGELSVTAPLARLLAHDGARAVVLRHLPLVANPDFADRIADRTPWQLAVTTAGISATALRALDADLAALGTPDGTGSAPTPA, from the coding sequence GTGCGCGCGATCATGGTGATGTTCGACACGCTCAACCGCCGTTTCCTGCCCCCCTACGGAGCCGAGGGAATCCACGCACCCAACTTCGAGCGGCTGAGCCGCCAGGCCGTCGTCTTCGACCGCGCCTACGCGGGCAGCATGCCCTGCATGCCGGCCCGCCGTGAGATACACACCGGCCGGTACAACTTCCTGCACCGCTCCTGGGGGCCGCTGGAGCCCTTCGACGACTCCGTGCCCGAGATCCTCTCGCGCGCCGGCGTCCACACCCACCTCGCCACCGACCACCAGCACTACTGGGAGGACGGCGGCGCCACGTACCACAACCGCTACGACACCTACGAGTTCTTCCGCGGCCAGGAAGGCGACAAGTGGAAGGGGCACGTGGCGGACCCCGAGTTCCCGCCCAGCCTGAGCTGGCGCTCCGACGCGGCCCGCCGCCAGGACCTCGTCAACCGCCAGTACATGGCCACCGAGGACCGGCACTCCCAGACCCGCACGTTCGACGCCGGCCTGGAGTTCATCGCCACCAACGCCGCCGCCGACCGGTGGTTCCTCCAGATCGAGTGCTTCGACCCGCACGAGCCCTTCTTCACCTACGACGAGCACCGCGCGCACTACCTGCACGGCATGCCCCCCGAGCAGGTCCCGGGCGTGGAGGCCGACTGGCCCGACTACCGCAGGGTCACCGAGGGCGAGGACGGCGTCCAGCGGGTGCGCGCCGAGTACGCCGCCCTGCTCACCATGTGCGACGCCTCGCTCGGCCGGGTCCTCGACGCCATGGACGAGCACGACCTGTGGTCCGACACCCTCCTGATGGTCTGCACCGACCACGGGCTGCTGCTCGGCGAGCACGGCTGGTGGGGCAAGAACATCCAGCCCTGGTACGACGAGAACATCCACACACCGCTGTTCATCTGGGACCCACGCAGCGGCGCGCGCGACGAGCGCCGGGCGAGCCTGGTGCAGACCGTCGACTTCGGCCCGACCCTGCTCGACTACTTCGAGGTCCCGGCGCCCGAGCTGATGCAGGGCAGCGCGCTCGCCGGCACGGTGGCCGGGGACGCGCCGGTGCGGGAGGCCGGGCTCTTCGGCTCGTTCGGCGGGCACGTCAACGTCACCGACGGCCGCTACGTCTACATGCGCGCACCGGTCAGCGCGTCCAACGAACCGCTGTACGAGCACACCCTGATGCCCACGCACATGGCGAGCCGGTTCGCGCCGGAGGAGCTGCGGGACGCGGAGCTGATCGGCCCGCTGCCCTTCACCAAGGACGCTCCCGTGCTGCGGCTGCCCGGCCGCACCTGGGGCAACGCCCACGCCTACGGCACCATGCTGTTCGATCTGGAGGACGACCCGGGGCAGCGGCGTCCGCTGCTCGACGACGCGGCCGAACTGCGCATGGCCCGGCTGCTGACCGAGCGGATGCGCGCCTGTGACGCGCCCGAGAGCCAGTTCACCCGGCTCGGGCTGCCGTCCGAGGGCCCGGTCACCGGAGCGCACCTGCTGGCCCGTGCCCAGTACGGCCACGTGGTCGCCGCCCACGAGGAGCTGCCCGCCGCCGAGGAGTTCGGCGCGGGCGAGCTGAGCGTCACCGCCCCGCTCGCCCGGCTGCTGGCCCACGACGGTGCCCGCGCGGTCGTGCTGCGGCACCTCCCGCTGGTCGCCAACCCGGACTTCGCCGACCGGATCGCCGACCGGACGCCCTGGCAGCTCGCGGTCACCACGGCGGGCATCTCGGCCACGGCCCTGCGAGCCCTGGACGCCGACCTCGCGGCCCTCGGCACCCCCGACGGCACCGGCTCCGCGCCTACCCCGGCCTGA
- the manD gene encoding D-mannonate dehydratase ManD, whose protein sequence is MKIRSADVIVTSPGRNFVTLRITTDDGLTGLGDATLNGRELAVAGYLTEHVAPLLIDRDASRIEDTWQYLYRGAYWRRGPVTMAAIAAVDTALWDIKAKAAGMPLYQLLGGASRTGALAYGHASGRDLPELMDSVRAHLAQGYRAIRIQTGIPGLDSVYGVAASSAAGGERYDYEPARRSGGDRALPVEETWDTRAYLRHVPAVFEAVRAEFGPELPLLHDGHHRMTPIQAAKLGKALEPYDLFWLEDATPGEDQAALRLIRQHTTTPLAIGEVFNSVYDYTTLLSERLIDYVRSAVTHTGGVSAMRKLLDHAAVYGIRSGLHGPTDISPVGMAAALHLDLAVHNFGIQEYMRHSADTLEVFRTSYTFTDGLLHPSDTPGLGLELDDEAAAAFPYTPAYLPVNRLKDGTVHDW, encoded by the coding sequence ATGAAGATCCGCTCGGCCGATGTCATCGTGACCAGCCCGGGACGCAACTTCGTCACCTTGCGCATCACCACCGACGACGGTCTCACCGGGCTGGGCGACGCCACGCTCAACGGCCGCGAGCTGGCCGTCGCCGGCTACCTGACCGAGCATGTCGCCCCCCTGCTGATCGACCGCGACGCGAGCCGGATCGAGGACACCTGGCAGTACCTGTACCGCGGCGCGTACTGGCGCCGCGGCCCCGTGACCATGGCGGCCATCGCCGCGGTGGACACCGCCCTGTGGGACATCAAGGCGAAGGCCGCCGGGATGCCGCTCTACCAGCTCCTCGGCGGCGCCAGCCGCACCGGCGCGCTCGCCTACGGGCACGCCTCCGGGCGGGACCTGCCCGAGCTGATGGACTCGGTCCGCGCCCACCTCGCGCAGGGATACCGCGCGATCCGCATCCAGACCGGCATCCCCGGCCTGGACTCGGTGTACGGCGTGGCCGCCTCCTCCGCGGCCGGGGGCGAGCGCTACGACTACGAGCCGGCCAGGCGCTCCGGCGGTGACCGGGCCCTGCCCGTCGAGGAGACCTGGGACACCCGCGCCTACCTGCGGCACGTGCCGGCCGTCTTCGAGGCGGTGCGCGCCGAGTTCGGCCCGGAACTGCCCCTGCTGCACGACGGCCACCACCGGATGACGCCCATCCAGGCCGCCAAGCTGGGCAAGGCGCTGGAGCCCTACGACCTGTTCTGGCTGGAGGACGCCACGCCCGGCGAGGACCAGGCCGCCCTGCGGCTCATCCGCCAGCACACCACCACCCCGCTCGCCATCGGCGAGGTCTTCAACTCCGTGTACGACTACACGACCCTGCTCAGCGAGCGTCTGATCGACTACGTGCGCTCCGCGGTCACGCACACCGGCGGCGTGTCCGCCATGCGCAAGCTCCTCGACCACGCCGCGGTGTACGGCATCAGGTCCGGCCTGCACGGCCCCACGGACATCTCCCCGGTCGGCATGGCCGCGGCGCTCCACCTGGACCTCGCCGTGCACAACTTCGGCATCCAGGAGTACATGCGGCACTCCGCCGACACCCTTGAGGTCTTCCGCACCTCCTACACCTTCACCGACGGACTGCTCCACCCCTCCGACACCCCCGGCCTCGGCCTGGAGCTCGACGACGAGGCCGCCGCCGCCTTCCCGTACACCCCGGCCTACCTGCCGGTGAACCGCCTGAAGGACGGGACCGTCCACGACTGGTGA